CCGAGGCCGCCGCCCCAGTGCGCCGGGTTGTAGATGACGATGCCGAGCTCCCACCACCCGCCCCCGGCGGGGGCTTCCTCGAAGCGCGTGACCTGCCCGATGCACACGTCGTCCAGGGCAATGATGCGGCTGTGAGGTTGCGGGGGACGGGCCTGCATGTCCTGCACGTAGTCGTCGAAGGGGACGGGACCGGGTTTGTTCGTGAAGTACGGGCCGTCCCACTGTTGCCATTCCGGGCTGGGGGTGGCGCGGGTCCACTGCCAGAGGACCGGGAGGTCGTCAGGAAGGCGGGGGCGCAGGGTGAGGGTGGGCATCCGGGCCAGTGTGCCTCAAGAGGCACGGAAATCAGGCGGTACCTGCCTCTGGCGGCATTTGCGGAGGGGTCCGCAGTGCAAGAAGCCCCAGCAGGACCGTAGCCCACAAGGGAAGAGTGAGCACGCCAGCGCCCATGAACACGGCGGCGAGTGCCACGGCGAGCCCTCCTGTGAGCGTTACCACGGCCCCGGTCCTGGCCTGGGGGCGCAGCAGGGCGAGCGGCAGGCCGATCCAGGTGAGGACGGTCCCGGGGAGGGGCAGGAGGACCGCAATGGTGTCCTGCCGGCTGAGGAATCCGCCACCTGCCATCAGGGTCACGGCGTTCCCGAACAGCACGGACAACACCGCGAGGGCCAGCACGAGGGTGGTGACCAGGGTCAGGGGAAGGAGCCACACCCAGGCGCGGTGGGCTGCCGGGGGCGCCACGGAATGGCAGAGCTCGGTCATGCCTGAGGGGACGGTGGGCGGTGCGCGGTCCGCTGCCCAGATTGTGGACGCCGTGCCACCCGTGATTCCAGGTCAACACGGTGAACTGTGGTGCATGTCCTGGGCGGATCCTGCATAGGGCGCTACCTTGGTCTCCATCAAAGCCGCCCAGTGCGGCTCTTTTTATTGCCCCGCTGTGGGCACCCTTCGCCACAGGCCTTCCTGCGCTTCCAGGGACGCGGGCCAGAACACCAGCGTGAACTGCCCATCGACCTCCTGAACGTCGTAGTCGAGGTGGCAGGTGCCGATCCGCGGCCAGTACTCGGAGAGCAGATCCGCGGCGACCACCTGGATTTCGTCGAGGAGGCTGGTCAGGAAGTGCCTGGGTCCCAGGCCGGTGACGATGGTTTTCTGCACCAGGAGCCCGGAGTCGTTCCCGCGAAGCGTCACCGAATCGTCCGTTGGGGTAAGCGTCAGGCCTTCCGGAAGGAGACGCCAGATCACCGGCAGCTGGGCATGGAGGGCGGCGAGGACCGCATCCCGGTCATTCACAGGCCACGCCGTCGTTGTCCCGGTCGAGTTTGGGGCGGTAGCCCGGTTGGCCGCGCATGATTGGCGCCGCGCCCGCAGCTTTGGCCGCCGTGCAGTTGGCGTACACCACTTCCGCCCGCTGGGCCGGCTGGGGGGGCGTACTCAGGCTGGTGGTGGCCGTCTGCATCCGGACCAGGCTCTTGGCGACGTACCCGCTCTGGCCCTTGTACGTCGTCCGGCACCAGCTCCCCGTGCACGCCACAGTGAGGCTCGTGCCCTTGGGGATCACAGTCAGGACTATGCCAGAGGCGCTGGCGGTGCGGCGGAGGTTGACGTTGCTCGTCATCACGCCGGTGGCAGCCTGAGCGGCGGTGGACAGGAGCACGGCGAGCATCAGGAAGCGTTTCATGCCCCATCCTCGCAGGCCCCAGTCAGCCTTGCGCGCTAGGTTGACCGCATGACGGACGACACGCAGGCACTCGGCGGCACGGTAGTCGTCGATGGCATCGAGGGCCAGTGGGCGAGGGTGGAACTGCCGGACGGCACGACCGAGGACTGGGCACTGTCCAGTTTGCCGAAGGGTGTCAAGGAAGGCGACGTCATCCGGCTGGAGGTCACGGACGGGGATCTGGACCTGGAGATCGACCACGAGGAAACACGCAGACGTCGTCAGGGCGCTCAGGCGCGGCTCGATACGCTGAACCAGGCGGCACCCGACGGGGAGATCACGCTGTGAAGGGAATCATGCTCGCCACGGCCCTGCTGGGCTCTGCCGTTGCGCAGACTGCGCCCAAACCGTCCTCTCCCCCACTGGTGATCCGCTTCCTGGATGTCGGCCAGGGGGACGCCGTGCTAATCACCGCCCCCACCGGCGAGACGATCCTCTACGACGGTGGGCGCAGTGAGGCCAAAATGCGGGAACTGGTCCGGCAGTTCAACATCACCCGCGTGGACCTGGTTGCCGCCAGTCACATGGATGCCGACCACATCACGGGTCTGGTCCCAGCGGTGGCCTTGTTCAAGCCGAAGTACTTCCTGAACAACGGCATTGCCGCGACCACGCAGATCTTCCAGAAGCTGCTGAACGTGACCGCCCTGGCCAAGACCCAGGGCATGAAGGCCACCGGGCAAACCCTCAATCTCGGCACGGTGAAAGTGCGGGTCCTGGCCCCGCCCGCGGGCATGCCGGTCAACGAGCAGAACGTCAACAGCATCGGCCTGATGGTCGAGTACGGCGGCTTCAAGGCGCTGATGACCGGGGACAGTGAGGCACCCCAGACGAACGCCTGGCTCAAGCAATTCGGGGGGCAGGCGTTCGGGCCGGTGGACGTGTACAAGAGCATCCACCACGGGGCCGCGAACGGGGACACGCGGAGCTGGCTGGCGGCGGTGCGCCCACAGAACGTGGTGATCAGTGTTGGACCGAACAACTACGGG
This is a stretch of genomic DNA from Deinococcus ficus. It encodes these proteins:
- a CDS encoding DUF3006 domain-containing protein, whose product is MTDDTQALGGTVVVDGIEGQWARVELPDGTTEDWALSSLPKGVKEGDVIRLEVTDGDLDLEIDHEETRRRRQGAQARLDTLNQAAPDGEITL
- a CDS encoding excalibur calcium-binding domain-containing protein; this translates as MKRFLMLAVLLSTAAQAATGVMTSNVNLRRTASASGIVLTVIPKGTSLTVACTGSWCRTTYKGQSGYVAKSLVRMQTATTSLSTPPQPAQRAEVVYANCTAAKAAGAAPIMRGQPGYRPKLDRDNDGVACE
- a CDS encoding GNAT family N-acetyltransferase; this translates as MPTLTLRPRLPDDLPVLWQWTRATPSPEWQQWDGPYFTNKPGPVPFDDYVQDMQARPPQPHSRIIALDDVCIGQVTRFEEAPAGGGWWELGIVIYNPAHWGGGLGREALRQWTDVTFVETDAHVVTLTTWSGNERMVRAAARVGYRECGRVPEARNWQGQRHDSVRLARLRHGKP
- a CDS encoding excalibur calcium-binding domain-containing protein; translation: MLATALLGSAVAQTAPKPSSPPLVIRFLDVGQGDAVLITAPTGETILYDGGRSEAKMRELVRQFNITRVDLVAASHMDADHITGLVPAVALFKPKYFLNNGIAATTQIFQKLLNVTALAKTQGMKATGQTLNLGTVKVRVLAPPAGMPVNEQNVNSIGLMVEYGGFKALMTGDSEAPQTNAWLKQFGGQAFGPVDVYKSIHHGAANGDTRSWLAAVRPQNVVISVGPNNYGHPTQSALDLYRSTGATTWRTDLQGTVTVTVQSDGRYQVSTEFGTVGPQRPPLSRPGKAPITTPITPNPPTVTPTPSLDVYYANCDAVRAAGKSPLLRGQPGYRAGLDRDGDGRACE